A genome region from Sphingobium sp. WTD-1 includes the following:
- a CDS encoding IS66 family transposase, producing MLMEADLPDDVEALRALVLEQARELDTLKVFQADVERLKAIIEALQRHRFGRRSEQFDPDQFELALEEVETALAEAEHARDKASRTPAERPRKSNRGSLPAHLERIEQVVDVEDKACPCCGGALHQIGEDVAERLDVVPTTFRVLVTRRPRYGCRSCESAIVQAPAPARIVEGGIPTEALIAQVLVAKYADHLPLYRQAQIYARQGIQLDRSTLADWVGRAAWYLRPLRDHILERLRRSERLFADETTAPVLDPGRGRTKTGQLWAYARDDRPWGGDDPPMVAYVYAADRKGERAEAHLGDFAGILQVDGYGGYAALARRRQQISLAFCWAHVRRKFYELADNSPVATEVLRRVALLYAIEDEARGLSAEQRRAVRHDRSRIIVDDLRQYLEARIRQVSAKSKLGEAIRYALTRWDGLSRFLEDGRIDLDSNTVERSIRPLALNRKNALFAGSDEGGDNWAVIATLIENCKLSGINPHIWLTDTLNSLANGHPANGVAELMPWTTVG from the coding sequence ATGCTCATGGAAGCGGACCTCCCCGACGACGTTGAAGCGCTGCGTGCGCTCGTCCTCGAACAGGCCCGCGAGCTCGACACGCTCAAGGTTTTCCAGGCTGATGTGGAACGCCTGAAGGCGATCATCGAGGCTCTGCAGCGCCACCGTTTTGGACGCCGGTCAGAGCAGTTCGATCCTGATCAGTTCGAGCTTGCGCTGGAAGAAGTCGAGACGGCGTTGGCTGAAGCCGAGCATGCCAGGGACAAGGCAAGCCGGACTCCCGCCGAGCGCCCCCGCAAGAGCAACCGCGGTTCGCTCCCTGCCCATCTCGAACGGATCGAGCAGGTCGTCGATGTCGAGGACAAGGCCTGTCCGTGCTGCGGCGGCGCGCTCCACCAGATCGGCGAGGATGTAGCCGAACGCCTCGACGTCGTGCCCACGACCTTCCGTGTCCTCGTCACCCGCCGCCCGCGCTACGGTTGCCGCTCGTGCGAGAGCGCCATTGTGCAGGCCCCGGCACCGGCGCGGATCGTCGAGGGCGGCATTCCCACCGAAGCGCTGATCGCCCAGGTGCTGGTCGCCAAGTACGCCGATCATCTACCGCTGTACCGCCAGGCGCAGATCTACGCCCGGCAAGGCATCCAGCTTGATCGATCCACCCTGGCAGACTGGGTCGGACGGGCAGCTTGGTATCTGCGCCCCTTGCGCGATCACATCCTTGAGCGATTGCGACGATCAGAACGACTATTTGCGGACGAGACTACGGCGCCGGTGCTCGATCCGGGGCGTGGGCGAACCAAGACCGGCCAGCTATGGGCCTATGCCCGCGATGACCGACCTTGGGGCGGCGATGATCCGCCGATGGTCGCCTATGTCTATGCAGCCGATCGCAAGGGCGAACGGGCAGAAGCGCATCTCGGTGATTTTGCAGGTATCCTGCAGGTCGATGGCTATGGCGGCTATGCCGCGCTCGCCAGGCGCCGCCAGCAGATCAGCCTCGCTTTTTGCTGGGCACACGTCCGGCGCAAGTTCTACGAGCTGGCCGACAACTCGCCGGTGGCAACGGAAGTGCTGCGTCGCGTCGCCTTGCTCTATGCCATCGAAGATGAGGCGCGAGGATTATCGGCGGAGCAACGCCGGGCTGTTCGCCATGACCGCAGCCGCATCATCGTCGATGATCTTCGCCAGTATCTCGAGGCCCGCATCCGCCAGGTCAGCGCCAAGAGCAAGCTCGGCGAAGCGATCCGCTACGCGCTCACCCGCTGGGATGGGCTGTCACGCTTCCTCGAGGATGGCCGCATCGACCTCGACAGCAACACCGTCGAACGCTCTATCCGGCCCCTCGCGCTGAACCGCAAGAATGCCCTGTTCGCCGGTTCCGACGAAGGCGGCGACAACTGGGCGGTGATCGCCACGCTCATCGAAAACTGCAAGCTCTCCGGCATCAACCCGCACATCTGGCTGACCGATACGCTGAACAGCCTGGCCAACGGTCATCCTGCGAACGGCGTCGCCGAACTCATGCCTTGGACCACCGTGGGCTGA